Proteins from one Nitrobacteraceae bacterium AZCC 2146 genomic window:
- a CDS encoding 3-isopropylmalate/(R)-2-methylmalate dehydratase small subunit (product_source=KO:K01704; cath_funfam=3.20.19.10; cog=COG0066; ko=KO:K01704; pfam=PF00694; superfamily=52016; tigrfam=TIGR00171) has product MQAFKTLRATAVPYPGVNVDTDQILPARFLSKPRAGGFAQYLFHDLRFDDNGKEHESFVLNRPPYRDARILVGDENFGCGSSRENAVWAVHDFGFQVVIAPSFGDIFLSNSLKNGLLPIKLDQRVVSSIMKTLREQQGATIEVDLAAQTVTDPNGDVHGFDIDAFAKHCLLNGIDELDYTLAQMDKISEFERPHAAEQDWTIPSTANISSSS; this is encoded by the coding sequence GTGCAAGCCTTCAAGACACTTCGAGCCACCGCGGTCCCCTATCCCGGAGTCAATGTCGACACTGATCAAATCCTGCCCGCAAGATTCCTTTCAAAGCCACGTGCCGGTGGCTTCGCCCAGTATCTGTTTCACGACCTGCGCTTCGACGACAACGGCAAGGAGCACGAGAGTTTCGTGCTCAATCGGCCGCCCTATCGCGATGCGCGCATCCTTGTCGGCGACGAGAACTTCGGCTGCGGATCTTCCCGCGAGAACGCCGTCTGGGCTGTGCATGACTTTGGCTTCCAGGTTGTCATTGCCCCCAGTTTCGGCGACATTTTCTTAAGCAACAGCCTCAAGAACGGTCTCCTGCCGATCAAACTCGATCAGAGGGTCGTCTCATCGATTATGAAAACCTTGAGGGAGCAGCAAGGCGCAACCATCGAGGTTGACCTCGCGGCGCAGACGGTGACGGATCCAAACGGGGATGTTCACGGCTTCGACATTGACGCCTTCGCGAAACACTGTCTGCTGAACGGCATCGATGAACTCGATTACACCCTCGCGCAGATGGACAAGATATCCGAATTTGAGCGCCCGCACGCTGCCGAGCAAGACTGGACGATACCGTCCACGGCCAACATTTCATCTTCTTCGTGA
- a CDS encoding hypothetical protein (product_source=Hypo-rule applied; cath_funfam=1.10.10.60; pfam=PF13936; superfamily=46689) gives MNATPDVEIDGGAALRDEGADRRDCLCGRCQPDRRRTKRALSLSERGEISRRLSMRRSLRSIARHLGRSASTISREVQRNGGADRYRAARSELPRSVEPTAQSGRSHLASVSRNVRAEAIRLETEHDAGKSSDIQRQLPISSGSKGCGVRSRPTTTFNDTGLSFRAVHEEDEMLAVDGIVQSCSAACGRSNSDILSICARV, from the coding sequence GTGAACGCCACTCCAGACGTGGAGATCGACGGTGGTGCGGCGCTGCGCGACGAAGGGGCTGATCGGCGGGACTGCCTTTGCGGTCGGTGCCAGCCTGATCGCCGCCGTACCAAACGGGCGCTCAGCCTTTCTGAACGAGGGGAGATCTCTCGAAGGCTCAGCATGCGCCGCTCTTTGCGGTCGATCGCGCGCCACTTAGGACGATCTGCGTCAACCATCAGCCGTGAAGTCCAGCGCAATGGCGGGGCGGATCGCTATCGGGCTGCACGGTCCGAGTTGCCGCGATCGGTTGAGCCCACCGCGCAAAGCGGTCGTTCACATTTAGCCAGCGTCTCGCGGAATGTACGAGCCGAGGCCATCCGGCTGGAGACAGAACATGACGCCGGTAAGTCATCTGACATTCAGCGGCAGCTGCCGATCTCGTCAGGATCAAAGGGCTGCGGTGTTCGCTCGCGTCCAACAACAACCTTCAATGACACTGGGCTCAGCTTTCGAGCGGTTCACGAAGAAGATGAAATGTTGGCCGTGGACGGTATCGTCCAGTCTTGCTCGGCAGCGTGCGGGCGCTCAAATTCGGATATCTTGTCCATCTGCGCGAGGGTGTAA
- a CDS encoding DNA-binding IclR family transcriptional regulator (product_source=COG1414; cath_funfam=1.10.10.10; cog=COG1414; pfam=PF01614,PF09339; smart=SM00346; superfamily=46785,55781): MPSRQMQRDATSTVRCLARARTRSSPRFHLVELVNTPYFDDRDRDWTGAMATRFVPQKAPTNRSLNRGIAILRAFRPGAELLGNGELSERTGLSPATVSRLTQTLTHAGYLEYDSMQRAYRLGAGVLSLGHAMRTGSSVLRVATPLMLALARRLRINVGLAVQDSDEMVYLESLRFNVRASQRVIVSGHRVPIELTALGRAYLAAAKEPGRSVLIARLKAKGRKRWPAIERGIIEAAASIERRSYCFATWQPEVTALATPIVIEGRPIYVVNVSVTSEEPASRWVERLHRPLLELATQIRTAIVELEML; the protein is encoded by the coding sequence GTGCCGTCGCGTCAAATGCAGCGCGATGCCACCTCGACGGTGCGCTGTTTAGCACGTGCACGAACGCGGTCATCGCCGCGTTTCCACCTGGTGGAATTGGTGAACACACCCTATTTTGACGATCGGGATCGCGATTGGACCGGCGCCATGGCAACGAGATTTGTTCCGCAGAAAGCCCCTACAAATCGCTCACTGAACAGGGGCATCGCCATCCTCAGGGCGTTCCGGCCCGGAGCGGAACTCCTCGGCAACGGTGAGCTATCGGAGCGGACGGGACTCTCGCCTGCCACCGTCAGCAGGCTCACGCAGACGCTCACGCATGCGGGATATCTGGAATACGATTCCATGCAGCGCGCGTACCGGCTGGGGGCAGGGGTTCTCAGTCTTGGACACGCGATGCGGACAGGGTCATCCGTTCTGCGGGTCGCAACACCCTTGATGTTGGCGCTGGCGCGACGCCTGCGCATCAATGTGGGACTGGCCGTGCAGGATTCCGACGAGATGGTCTATCTCGAATCGCTGCGCTTCAACGTCCGCGCGTCGCAACGCGTCATCGTTTCCGGACATCGGGTGCCCATCGAACTGACGGCTCTGGGCCGCGCCTATCTGGCCGCGGCGAAGGAACCCGGTCGATCCGTCCTCATCGCCAGGCTGAAGGCGAAAGGCCGCAAGCGTTGGCCAGCGATCGAGCGAGGCATTATCGAGGCCGCTGCAAGCATCGAGCGGAGAAGCTACTGTTTTGCCACGTGGCAGCCCGAGGTGACGGCGCTTGCAACGCCCATCGTCATAGAGGGACGACCAATCTATGTGGTCAATGTTTCCGTCACTTCGGAAGAGCCCGCAAGCAGGTGGGTGGAACGGCTGCACAGGCCGCTTCTCGAATTGGCGACGCAGATCCGGACGGCCATTGTCGAACTGGAGATGTTGTAG
- a CDS encoding tripartite-type tricarboxylate transporter receptor subunit TctC (product_source=COG3181; cath_funfam=3.40.190.10; cog=COG3181; pfam=PF03401; superfamily=53850; transmembrane_helix_parts=Inside_1_20,TMhelix_21_43,Outside_44_350), translating into MTASMEASGALFGRTSKIPAAAFRVALGSAGVVACLIGYVASAAMSARPAHAEYPEKLVKIVVPFAAGGGTDIVSRTLAQAISLDLKKSVIIENRPGAGTILGTQAVATSDPDGYTLLMATFAHAVNPSLSAKLPFDPHKDFAAVSLIARSFNVVVVNPSSNIKSIADLIAEAKKNPDKMNYGTFGVGTSAHLAGELFNAMANVKLTTVSYKGAAPAISDLLGGQIQVIFTTVASAASLVESGQLRALAVTSSERSPAYPDLPTVAEAGVPGYAAESWYGLYAPAKTPAPIIDRLNKAVKKAVSSGAFKRLETNEGLIMEASSPAELDRYVQREEERWSKLIKDANIKAE; encoded by the coding sequence ATGACTGCCAGCATGGAAGCCTCAGGCGCCCTGTTCGGTCGCACATCGAAAATACCGGCCGCCGCATTTCGCGTCGCGCTTGGCTCCGCAGGCGTGGTCGCCTGCCTGATCGGATACGTAGCATCGGCTGCAATGTCTGCCAGACCGGCCCATGCCGAATACCCCGAAAAACTCGTCAAGATCGTCGTTCCGTTTGCGGCCGGCGGGGGAACGGACATCGTGTCACGAACCCTTGCGCAAGCCATCTCTCTGGACCTCAAGAAATCGGTGATCATCGAGAACAGGCCCGGAGCGGGCACGATCCTCGGCACCCAGGCTGTGGCGACAAGTGATCCGGACGGTTACACGCTGTTGATGGCGACGTTCGCGCACGCGGTCAATCCGAGCCTCAGCGCAAAGCTCCCGTTCGATCCGCACAAGGACTTTGCCGCAGTCTCGCTGATCGCGCGATCGTTCAATGTCGTCGTCGTCAATCCATCGTCGAACATCAAATCGATTGCCGATCTGATCGCCGAAGCCAAGAAGAATCCCGACAAGATGAACTACGGGACTTTCGGTGTCGGCACGTCGGCTCATCTGGCCGGTGAGCTCTTCAATGCGATGGCAAACGTGAAGTTGACCACCGTTTCCTACAAGGGAGCGGCGCCCGCGATCAGTGATCTCCTGGGCGGTCAAATCCAGGTCATCTTCACGACGGTGGCGAGCGCGGCTTCGCTGGTCGAGTCTGGCCAGCTTCGCGCATTGGCCGTGACGTCGTCAGAGCGTTCGCCCGCCTACCCAGACCTGCCGACTGTGGCGGAGGCAGGCGTCCCCGGATACGCGGCTGAATCCTGGTATGGCCTCTATGCACCAGCGAAGACCCCAGCTCCGATCATCGATCGCCTGAACAAGGCCGTGAAAAAAGCGGTGAGCTCGGGAGCGTTCAAGCGCCTCGAGACCAACGAAGGTCTCATCATGGAGGCGAGTTCTCCGGCCGAACTCGATCGCTATGTCCAGCGCGAAGAAGAACGTTGGAGCAAGCTGATCAAGGACGCCAACATCAAGGCGGAATAG
- a CDS encoding 2-(1,2-epoxy-1,2-dihydrophenyl)acetyl-CoA isomerase (product_source=KO:K15866; cath_funfam=1.10.12.10,3.90.226.10; cog=COG1024; ko=KO:K15866; pfam=PF00378; superfamily=52096) — translation MSYRLIEFSVEAGITTIAFNRPDRRNAMSDDMRSEFVSALETVTCDSAIKALVLTGRGHSFCAGGDISGMKRRLEAPQGEVAFNGWSRQQGVHRAQSLLLNLPKPTIAAVNGAAAGLGADVALACDFVMGTERTKFTWSYIKRGLIPDGGGLYFLPRRVGLSKAKELIFTGRVVEADESLALGIIDRKVASAELLSAAQSWATDLAQYSPTALALGKKILNETFEHSAHEIFALGSQAQGICYTSTEHREAVLAFLAQSSSKE, via the coding sequence ATGTCCTACCGGTTGATCGAATTCTCCGTTGAAGCCGGCATTACGACCATCGCTTTCAATCGCCCGGACCGGCGCAATGCCATGAGCGACGACATGCGATCGGAGTTCGTCAGCGCACTCGAAACGGTCACCTGCGACAGTGCGATCAAGGCTCTCGTCCTGACGGGCCGCGGCCATTCATTCTGTGCCGGTGGCGACATCAGCGGCATGAAGCGCCGGCTCGAGGCGCCGCAGGGCGAGGTGGCGTTCAACGGCTGGAGCCGGCAGCAGGGCGTGCATCGCGCGCAGTCGCTGCTGCTCAACCTGCCGAAGCCGACCATCGCCGCCGTCAATGGCGCCGCAGCGGGTCTCGGCGCCGACGTCGCGCTCGCCTGCGATTTCGTGATGGGAACGGAGCGCACGAAATTCACGTGGTCCTACATCAAACGCGGCCTGATACCGGACGGCGGCGGACTGTATTTCCTGCCCCGACGCGTCGGACTGTCGAAAGCGAAAGAGCTGATTTTCACCGGCCGCGTCGTCGAGGCCGACGAGTCGCTCGCGCTTGGCATCATCGATCGCAAGGTCGCCTCTGCCGAACTGCTGTCGGCCGCGCAGAGCTGGGCGACCGACCTTGCGCAGTATTCTCCGACCGCACTCGCGTTGGGCAAGAAGATCCTGAACGAAACGTTCGAGCATTCGGCGCACGAGATTTTCGCGCTCGGCAGCCAGGCGCAGGGCATCTGCTACACGAGCACGGAACATCGGGAAGCCGTGCTGGCGTTTCTCGCCCAGTCGTCTTCGAAGGAGTGA
- a CDS encoding acyl-CoA synthetase (NDP forming) (product_source=COG1042; cath_funfam=3.30.470.20,3.40.50.261,3.40.50.720; cog=COG1042; ko=KO:K24012; pfam=PF13380,PF13549,PF13607; smart=SM00881; superfamily=51735,52210,56059): MNEIKRLMQPRSVAIIGASADPSKTSGRPVSFLLKHGFAGEIYPVNPKADKIGALTCYPDIASLPAVPDVGIVLLGAERAHSAVRELSKRGTAAAIVLASGFTEIGADGAERQKQLLEAAGSMRILGPNTIGLVNLTDNIVLSASGALAMDHFSAGSIGLVSQSGGILGSLLSRAAARGIGLSKLVSTSNEADLELADFIDYLADDDATKVIALYIEAIRNPARFREAALKARRAGKPIVVFKIGRSEAGAKAAISHTGALAGSDRMYDAFFRQLGIVRAKTFEDLLDIPAALSAGRPLPGKRVAILTSTGGAGTIVSDCLGMAGFETPAPDDTAAAQLRALQSGNHASLDRNPIDVTLAGLQPDLLRGAIRILLASATYDALVIIAGSSAVGTPALMADAIRDCLPMSDKPVIAYVSPYAPNVVSVLTQRGVPAYTSAESCAGALDGLLQAGHAVPLQQSGSIGRTIDISDFPAGALDEAQAKTLFARFGVPTAAETIVAAPREAEAAARALGGRVVLKILSSVITHKSDVGGVAVNLTAETIGARLTAMADEVERNTSERPQRFLVQEMVAGGVEFILGMHRDSLGAAILLGMGGVTAELFKDTTMRLLPPEGGLTRSEALAMARDLVTWPLLDGFRGRPKCDVDALVSAIVAFSEVVAQLGERLVEAEINPVFVLPAGQGVRAADGVIVLGA, translated from the coding sequence ATGAATGAGATCAAGCGGCTGATGCAACCGCGCAGTGTCGCCATCATTGGCGCCTCGGCGGATCCCAGCAAGACGTCCGGGCGACCGGTCTCGTTTCTTCTCAAGCACGGCTTTGCCGGCGAGATCTATCCGGTCAATCCCAAGGCGGACAAGATCGGCGCCCTCACCTGCTACCCCGACATCGCGTCACTGCCGGCCGTCCCGGACGTCGGCATTGTCCTGCTCGGCGCAGAGCGCGCCCACAGCGCGGTGCGCGAATTGTCCAAGCGCGGCACCGCCGCCGCGATCGTTCTCGCCAGCGGCTTTACCGAAATCGGTGCCGACGGCGCCGAGCGGCAGAAGCAACTCCTGGAGGCCGCGGGATCGATGCGTATTCTCGGGCCGAATACGATCGGCCTGGTGAACCTCACCGACAATATCGTGCTGTCCGCGTCGGGCGCACTCGCGATGGACCACTTCTCCGCCGGATCGATCGGTCTGGTCTCGCAGAGCGGCGGCATTCTCGGATCCTTGCTGTCGCGCGCAGCGGCGCGCGGTATCGGATTGTCCAAGCTGGTCTCGACCAGTAACGAGGCCGATCTCGAACTCGCCGATTTCATCGACTATCTCGCAGATGACGATGCAACCAAGGTCATTGCGCTTTACATCGAGGCGATCCGCAATCCCGCGCGGTTTCGCGAGGCGGCGCTGAAAGCGCGGCGCGCCGGCAAACCGATCGTCGTCTTCAAGATCGGTCGCTCGGAGGCAGGCGCCAAGGCTGCCATATCGCACACCGGAGCGCTCGCCGGCTCGGACCGCATGTATGATGCTTTTTTCAGGCAGCTTGGCATCGTTCGCGCGAAGACTTTCGAGGATCTGCTCGATATTCCTGCCGCTCTGTCTGCCGGTCGGCCCCTCCCCGGCAAACGCGTCGCGATCCTGACCTCGACTGGCGGCGCCGGCACCATCGTGTCCGACTGTCTGGGCATGGCCGGCTTCGAAACGCCCGCGCCCGACGACACCGCCGCCGCGCAGCTCCGCGCCTTGCAGTCGGGCAACCATGCCTCGCTGGATCGCAACCCGATCGACGTGACATTGGCCGGCCTGCAGCCGGACCTGCTGCGCGGTGCCATTCGCATCCTGCTGGCCAGCGCCACCTACGATGCCCTGGTCATCATCGCCGGATCGTCCGCGGTGGGCACGCCAGCCTTGATGGCCGACGCAATCCGGGACTGCCTGCCGATGAGCGACAAGCCGGTCATCGCCTATGTGAGCCCCTACGCGCCGAATGTCGTGTCGGTCCTGACCCAGCGTGGTGTTCCCGCCTATACATCCGCAGAGAGCTGCGCCGGTGCGCTGGACGGGCTGCTGCAGGCCGGACACGCCGTGCCACTGCAGCAATCTGGGAGCATCGGACGCACGATCGACATCAGCGACTTTCCTGCGGGCGCGCTCGATGAAGCACAGGCGAAGACGCTGTTCGCGCGTTTCGGCGTGCCGACCGCGGCAGAGACCATCGTCGCCGCGCCTCGGGAAGCGGAAGCCGCGGCACGCGCGCTCGGCGGCCGGGTGGTGCTCAAGATCCTGTCCAGCGTGATCACGCACAAGAGCGACGTCGGCGGCGTTGCGGTGAATCTGACGGCTGAGACCATTGGCGCCCGCCTGACGGCCATGGCCGACGAAGTCGAACGCAACACGTCCGAGCGTCCGCAGCGCTTCCTCGTTCAAGAAATGGTTGCGGGCGGAGTCGAGTTCATCCTCGGCATGCATCGGGATTCCCTGGGTGCGGCGATCCTGCTCGGCATGGGCGGCGTCACTGCCGAACTCTTCAAGGACACGACGATGCGCCTGCTCCCGCCGGAGGGCGGCCTTACCCGCAGCGAGGCGCTGGCCATGGCCCGCGACCTCGTCACATGGCCGCTGCTGGACGGCTTCCGTGGTCGGCCGAAATGCGACGTCG